A part of Streptomyces sp. NBC_01210 genomic DNA contains:
- the ddaH gene encoding dimethylargininase, giving the protein MPPIRTATKRRYLVCPPEYFDVRYAINPWMTSEEPVDVGTARKQWNALTSLYRELGHTVETVDPVTDLPDMVFAANSALVLGGKVFGAQFHAPERQPEAAHYRKWFENAGFETRVPSHTCEGEGDFTPVGGYILAGTGFRTLPAAHHEVQEFFGAPTVSLHLVDPHFYHLDTALFALDAENIAYYPAAFSEGSQKVLKALFPHAVISTREDALAFGLNSLSDGRNVVIAQDATGLMESIAARGYVPAPVDLSEFRKAGGGAKCCTQEIRE; this is encoded by the coding sequence ATGCCGCCCATCCGTACAGCGACGAAGCGCCGCTACCTTGTCTGCCCGCCGGAGTACTTCGACGTCCGGTACGCCATCAACCCGTGGATGACATCGGAGGAGCCGGTCGATGTCGGCACGGCCCGAAAGCAGTGGAACGCACTGACATCCCTTTACCGCGAACTGGGCCACACCGTGGAGACGGTGGATCCGGTCACCGACCTCCCGGACATGGTGTTCGCGGCCAATTCGGCACTCGTACTCGGCGGCAAGGTGTTCGGCGCGCAGTTCCACGCACCCGAGCGACAGCCAGAGGCCGCCCACTACCGGAAATGGTTCGAAAACGCCGGATTCGAGACGCGCGTCCCGTCCCACACCTGCGAAGGAGAAGGCGACTTCACCCCGGTCGGCGGATACATCCTCGCCGGCACCGGATTCCGCACCCTTCCTGCGGCCCATCACGAGGTACAGGAATTCTTCGGCGCGCCGACGGTGAGTCTTCACCTTGTCGACCCGCATTTCTATCACCTGGACACGGCACTGTTCGCGCTTGACGCCGAGAATATCGCCTACTATCCGGCGGCTTTCTCGGAGGGAAGTCAGAAGGTACTCAAGGCTCTCTTCCCGCACGCGGTCATCTCCACGCGGGAGGACGCACTCGCCTTTGGGCTCAACTCCCTCTCCGACGGACGCAATGTGGTGATCGCCCAGGACGCGACGGGCCTCATGGAGAGCATCGCGGCGCGCGGCTACGTCCCCGCCCCGGTGGACCTCTCGGAGTTCCGCAAGGCGGGCGGTGGAGCGAAGTGCTGCACCCAGGAGATCCGCGAGTAG
- a CDS encoding LVIVD repeat-containing protein, with translation MTLLHTTRVRRRRLGVAAAAAGLLATLLAAGPAVATPDPGDAPAQEKVSSEQAAEARSAIASGEIPPVDAVVHSDNVEHLTNIPKDALKGTNSDLAFQGKYAFAGNYDGFRIFDISNPRAPKTVAQVLCPGSQNDVSVSGDLLFLSTDSSRNDNSCNSVSQPATEKSSWEGMKIFDISDKANPKYVAAVETACGSHTHTIVPERRNVYIYVSSYSPSATFPDCQPPHDGISVIKVPRKAPEKSAIVNFPVLFPGEGPDGGGNPGSPTNPGVAKTTGCHDITVLPSRDLAAGACMGDGILFDIEDPEHPKVIDRVQDNVNFAFWHSATFNQRANKVVFTDELGGGGAATCNAQIGPNRGADGIYDIVGRGDHRKLVFRSYYKIGRYQADTENCVAHNGSLIPVKGRDIMVQAWYQGGVSVWDFTNSSKPKEIAYFERGPLSADTISTGGAWSAYYYNGYIYANDIAKGFDVLKLDDRRTDPAKRVRMHELNVQTQPDYFDDFDH, from the coding sequence GTGACCCTGTTGCACACCACCCGAGTGCGGCGCAGACGTCTGGGCGTGGCTGCAGCCGCGGCCGGGCTCCTTGCCACGCTGCTGGCGGCCGGACCCGCGGTCGCCACACCAGACCCCGGGGACGCGCCCGCCCAGGAGAAGGTCTCCTCGGAGCAGGCCGCCGAAGCCAGATCGGCCATCGCAAGCGGCGAGATACCCCCTGTCGACGCAGTCGTCCACAGCGACAATGTCGAGCACCTCACCAACATCCCCAAGGACGCCCTCAAGGGGACCAATTCAGACCTGGCCTTCCAGGGCAAGTACGCCTTCGCGGGCAACTACGACGGCTTCCGGATCTTCGACATCAGCAACCCGAGGGCCCCGAAGACCGTTGCGCAGGTCCTGTGTCCCGGATCGCAGAACGACGTCTCGGTCTCCGGTGACCTGCTCTTCCTCTCCACCGACTCCTCGCGCAACGACAACTCCTGCAACAGCGTTTCGCAGCCCGCGACGGAGAAGTCGTCCTGGGAGGGCATGAAGATCTTCGACATCAGCGACAAGGCCAACCCCAAGTACGTCGCCGCCGTCGAGACCGCGTGCGGATCGCACACGCACACCATCGTGCCGGAGCGTCGCAACGTCTACATCTACGTCTCCTCGTACTCGCCGAGCGCGACCTTCCCGGACTGCCAGCCGCCGCACGACGGAATCTCCGTCATCAAGGTGCCGCGCAAGGCCCCCGAGAAGTCGGCGATCGTGAACTTCCCGGTGCTCTTCCCGGGCGAGGGCCCCGACGGCGGTGGCAACCCCGGCTCGCCCACCAACCCGGGCGTCGCCAAGACCACCGGCTGCCACGACATCACGGTGCTGCCGTCCAGGGACCTGGCCGCCGGCGCCTGCATGGGTGACGGCATCCTGTTCGACATCGAGGACCCGGAGCACCCGAAGGTCATCGACCGCGTCCAGGACAACGTGAACTTCGCGTTCTGGCACTCGGCGACCTTCAACCAGCGGGCCAACAAGGTCGTCTTCACCGACGAGCTCGGTGGCGGCGGCGCGGCCACCTGCAACGCCCAGATCGGGCCGAACCGCGGCGCCGACGGCATCTACGACATCGTTGGCAGGGGCGACCATCGCAAGCTGGTCTTCCGCAGCTACTACAAGATCGGCCGCTACCAGGCGGACACCGAGAACTGCGTGGCCCACAACGGCTCACTCATCCCGGTCAAGGGCCGCGACATCATGGTCCAGGCCTGGTACCAGGGCGGGGTCTCGGTCTGGGACTTCACCAACTCCTCGAAGCCCAAGGAGATCGCCTACTTCGAGCGCGGCCCGCTCAGCGCGGACACGATATCGACCGGCGGTGCCTGGTCGGCGTACTACTACAACGGCTACATCTACGCCAATGACATCGCCAAGGGCTTCGATGTGCTGAAGCTCGACGACCGTCGGACGGACCCGGCGAAGCGGGTGCGGATGCACGAGCTCAATGTGCAGACCCAGCCCGACTACTTCGACGACTTCGACCACTGA
- a CDS encoding HAD family hydrolase: MAIKGVLFDFSGTLFRIESARDWLSAVLQARGSTVPEAELARYADELEAAGALPGGSFPQRLPPHLTELWATRDESMERHRAAYTGLARQVELPDAGLYDALYDRHMKPAAWRPYPDAAEVLRALRERGMGVAVVSNIGWDLRPVFRAHGLDAWVDAYVLSYEHGVQKPDVRLFRTACEALGQDPRDVLMVGDHPAADGGAADLGCAVHFVDHLPVAERPTGLRPVIGLID; the protein is encoded by the coding sequence ATGGCGATCAAAGGTGTGCTCTTCGACTTCTCCGGAACGCTCTTCCGTATCGAGTCCGCGCGGGACTGGCTGAGCGCGGTCCTCCAGGCGCGGGGCAGCACGGTCCCCGAGGCCGAACTCGCCCGGTACGCGGATGAGTTGGAGGCGGCCGGAGCACTCCCCGGCGGGTCCTTCCCACAACGGCTGCCGCCGCATCTCACCGAGTTGTGGGCAACCCGCGACGAAAGCATGGAGCGGCACCGGGCCGCGTACACCGGTCTCGCCCGGCAGGTGGAGCTGCCGGACGCCGGCCTGTACGACGCGCTCTACGACCGCCATATGAAGCCCGCGGCCTGGCGCCCGTATCCGGACGCCGCCGAGGTGCTGCGCGCGCTGCGGGAGCGGGGCATGGGCGTCGCGGTGGTCAGCAATATCGGCTGGGACCTGCGGCCGGTCTTCCGTGCCCATGGCCTGGACGCCTGGGTGGACGCCTACGTCCTGTCGTACGAGCACGGGGTGCAGAAGCCCGATGTGCGCCTGTTCCGCACCGCCTGCGAGGCGCTGGGCCAGGACCCGCGCGATGTATTGATGGTGGGCGACCACCCGGCAGCGGACGGCGGGGCCGCGGATCTGGGCTGCGCGGTCCACTTCGTGGACCACCTTCCGGTGGCGGAACGGCCGACGGGACTGCGGCCGGTGATCGGGCTCATCGACTGA
- a CDS encoding Lrp/AsnC family transcriptional regulator produces MSRRGAELDELDRKIIAALMADARASLREIGVSIGLSAPAVKRRVDRLREQEVITGFTTVVKPSALGWHTEAYVEVFCDDAAPPRRLAEVVRNHPEIQSAVTVTGRADAILHIRALDVAHFEDILERIRSESFVKATNSFIVLNHLLPGSPEAGSGRLAPDTA; encoded by the coding sequence ATGTCCCGGCGCGGAGCTGAGCTCGACGAACTCGACCGCAAGATCATCGCGGCGCTGATGGCGGACGCGCGGGCGAGCCTGAGGGAGATCGGCGTGTCGATCGGCCTGTCGGCACCCGCCGTGAAGCGCCGGGTGGACCGACTGCGGGAGCAAGAGGTGATCACGGGCTTCACCACGGTGGTGAAGCCCTCAGCGCTGGGCTGGCACACCGAGGCGTATGTGGAGGTGTTCTGCGACGACGCCGCCCCGCCGAGGAGGCTGGCGGAGGTCGTTCGCAACCATCCCGAGATCCAGTCGGCCGTGACCGTCACCGGGCGCGCCGACGCGATCCTGCACATCAGAGCACTCGATGTCGCGCACTTCGAAGACATCCTGGAGCGGATCCGCTCGGAGTCCTTCGTGAAGGCCACGAACAGCTTCATCGTGCTCAATCACCTCCTGCCGGGCAGCCCGGAGGCCGGATCGGGACGCCTCGCACCCGACACCGCTTAA
- a CDS encoding phosphatase PAP2 family protein codes for MYSRRPPHSTPPAHDPVAVPARTGAVLAVVSVVLVVLVAVSWAPLVSFDRTVADGLHHWAVTEPGLTGVNRVLTDWVWDPWAMRALIAAAAAWLWWRGERLSALWVAVTSAVGTFVQQGLKYAVGRERPQWPDPADSAHYAAFPSGHAMTAMVTCGLLLWLLRRHGVDGPLWHWSVAAAVVSVAGVGLTRLYLGVHWPSDVLGGWLLGASLVALSVAAYERVVLSRKR; via the coding sequence ATGTACTCCCGTCGCCCGCCGCACTCGACTCCCCCGGCACACGACCCGGTCGCCGTACCGGCCCGTACGGGTGCAGTGCTCGCCGTCGTGTCCGTGGTGCTGGTGGTTCTGGTCGCGGTCTCCTGGGCGCCTCTCGTCTCCTTCGACCGCACCGTCGCCGACGGGCTGCACCACTGGGCGGTGACCGAGCCGGGGCTCACCGGGGTGAACCGGGTGCTCACCGACTGGGTGTGGGACCCGTGGGCGATGCGCGCCCTGATCGCCGCGGCCGCCGCGTGGCTGTGGTGGCGGGGAGAGCGGCTGTCGGCACTGTGGGTCGCGGTAACGAGCGCGGTGGGCACGTTCGTACAGCAGGGTCTGAAGTACGCCGTGGGACGGGAGCGGCCACAGTGGCCGGATCCGGCCGACTCGGCCCACTACGCGGCCTTCCCCTCCGGTCATGCGATGACGGCCATGGTCACCTGCGGTCTGCTGCTGTGGCTGCTCAGGCGGCACGGCGTGGACGGACCGCTGTGGCACTGGAGCGTCGCGGCCGCGGTCGTATCGGTCGCCGGAGTGGGCCTGACCCGGCTCTATCTCGGCGTGCACTGGCCCTCGGACGTGCTGGGCGGCTGGCTGTTGGGGGCCTCTCTGGTCGCCCTGTCGGTCGCCGCGTACGAGCGTGTGGTCTTGTCCCGGAAGCGCTGA
- a CDS encoding ArsR/SmtB family transcription factor, which produces MTTATSPRVLAHPTREEIRLENVLHALSDPMRMRVVRDLATAEVSLSCSHFDLPVTKSTTTHHFRVLRENGVIQQTYHGTSKMNELRRGDLEALFPGLLDCILGAAAHQADRLGVGDK; this is translated from the coding sequence GTGACCACCGCGACAAGCCCCCGCGTGCTCGCCCACCCCACGCGTGAGGAGATCCGCTTGGAGAACGTGCTCCACGCGCTCTCCGACCCGATGCGGATGCGCGTGGTACGTGACCTTGCGACGGCAGAGGTGAGCCTGTCGTGTTCGCACTTCGATCTGCCCGTCACCAAGTCCACGACCACCCACCACTTCCGCGTGCTGCGCGAGAACGGCGTGATCCAGCAGACCTACCACGGCACCTCCAAGATGAACGAACTGCGCCGCGGCGATCTGGAAGCGCTCTTCCCCGGACTGCTCGACTGCATCCTCGGCGCGGCGGCACACCAGGCGGACCGTCTCGGCGTCGGCGACAAGTAG
- a CDS encoding TetR/AcrR family transcriptional regulator has translation MSPRSASVNEELRRRSRERLLQATVELVGERGYEATTLADIADRAGSARGLVSYYFPGKRQLLQAAVHRLMHLTLEAALEREPRADDGRERLARAIDAILGLAVDHPLLMRTHMSGVLQADGFVQGPEQQRLAFLLRDTMERYGSPDVDADYPLLRALLMGAVFAMLLPGAPMPRARLRAELFQRYGLDWELGVPPGGRPPGGTRQETRDQWSKSSK, from the coding sequence ATGTCCCCGCGGAGCGCATCGGTCAATGAAGAGCTTCGTCGGCGTTCCCGGGAGCGGCTTCTGCAGGCGACGGTGGAGCTCGTCGGAGAGCGCGGATACGAGGCGACCACGCTGGCCGACATCGCCGACCGGGCGGGCTCGGCACGCGGACTGGTCTCGTACTACTTCCCCGGAAAGCGTCAGCTCCTGCAGGCGGCCGTGCACCGCTTGATGCACCTGACGCTCGAGGCGGCGCTCGAGCGCGAGCCGCGCGCCGATGACGGGCGGGAGCGGCTGGCACGGGCGATCGACGCGATTCTGGGGCTGGCGGTCGACCATCCCCTTCTGATGCGGACCCATATGTCGGGGGTACTGCAGGCCGATGGTTTTGTGCAGGGCCCGGAGCAGCAACGCCTCGCGTTCCTGCTGCGGGACACGATGGAGCGGTACGGATCACCCGATGTCGACGCCGACTACCCGCTGCTGCGTGCCCTGCTGATGGGCGCGGTCTTCGCGATGCTGCTGCCCGGCGCACCGATGCCGCGGGCACGGCTGCGCGCGGAGCTGTTCCAGCGGTACGGGCTGGACTGGGAACTCGGCGTTCCGCCGGGCGGCAGGCCGCCCGGCGGAACGCGTCAGGAGACCCGGGATCAGTGGTCGAAGTCGTCGAAGTAG
- a CDS encoding DUF6214 family protein, giving the protein MWELQGRGTVTCGTDSLQEACEVAPPWFNVRLTFADGARLDVLAVVADGRIAIEELRADPPLPLEGFAVLADRLRDPLEDACRVAMEQPGAEEAAPVAPGDTGRADAPSPDRRRARSAVPRGSALRRIAADVYRAAQQDGRDPVLAVMGATGRSRRRSLRLIAGARDEGYLAPRHNRRRADPAPTPDPVRASEPQAVSDSQGVSDPEGGPDAVDGPDGVEVPLTSNASG; this is encoded by the coding sequence GTGTGGGAGCTGCAGGGGCGCGGCACGGTCACCTGTGGCACGGACTCGCTCCAGGAGGCGTGCGAGGTCGCCCCGCCCTGGTTCAATGTCCGGCTGACCTTTGCCGACGGTGCCCGGCTCGATGTTCTCGCCGTCGTCGCCGACGGGCGGATCGCCATCGAAGAATTGCGGGCCGACCCGCCCCTGCCGCTGGAGGGCTTCGCGGTGCTCGCCGACCGGCTCAGGGATCCACTCGAGGACGCCTGCCGGGTGGCCATGGAGCAGCCCGGGGCGGAGGAGGCGGCTCCGGTCGCGCCCGGCGACACCGGGCGGGCTGACGCGCCATCGCCCGACCGCCGTCGGGCTCGCTCCGCCGTGCCGCGCGGCAGCGCCCTCCGACGGATCGCGGCCGACGTCTACCGGGCCGCGCAGCAGGACGGGCGCGACCCCGTGCTCGCGGTGATGGGTGCCACCGGGCGAAGCCGCCGTAGGTCGCTCCGGCTCATCGCGGGCGCCCGGGACGAGGGGTATCTCGCGCCGCGCCACAACCGCCGCAGGGCCGACCCGGCGCCCACGCCCGACCCGGTGCGTGCGTCCGAGCCGCAGGCCGTGTCCGACTCGCAGGGTGTGTCCGACCCGGAGGGCGGGCCCGACGCGGTGGACGGGCCGGACGGGGTCGAGGTGCCCCTCACATCGAACGCATCCGGTTGA
- a CDS encoding DUF305 domain-containing protein, protein MNRRRTARVRRSVVAAAVTAAALALGACESDSDAPAKAKGAAGPSVVAPGKPGEPAKTLSAEEAAKAAPDDTPNAADFSYAQMMITHHGQALQMTALAPDRAGSTQVKRLAERIAAAQKPELAAMQGWLKSNGGAKGKGGHDHGPGAMPGMATPAQLAQLRAAKGKAFDELFLALMITHHQGAITMATNVLSGGNNVLVEEMANDVIAQQTSEINRMRSM, encoded by the coding sequence TTGAACCGCCGTAGGACCGCGCGTGTCCGCAGGTCCGTCGTCGCGGCAGCGGTCACTGCCGCCGCACTCGCCCTGGGCGCCTGCGAGTCGGACTCCGACGCTCCCGCCAAGGCCAAAGGGGCAGCGGGGCCGTCCGTGGTGGCACCCGGGAAGCCGGGCGAGCCGGCCAAGACACTCTCGGCGGAGGAAGCCGCGAAGGCCGCCCCGGACGACACTCCCAACGCGGCGGACTTCTCCTACGCACAGATGATGATCACGCACCACGGCCAGGCACTGCAGATGACCGCACTGGCACCGGATCGCGCTGGATCGACGCAGGTCAAGCGGCTGGCGGAGCGCATAGCCGCCGCACAGAAGCCGGAACTGGCCGCGATGCAGGGGTGGCTCAAAAGCAACGGCGGGGCGAAGGGGAAGGGCGGTCATGACCACGGTCCGGGCGCAATGCCCGGAATGGCCACCCCGGCCCAACTGGCCCAGCTGCGCGCGGCGAAGGGCAAGGCGTTCGACGAACTCTTCCTGGCGCTGATGATCACCCACCATCAGGGTGCGATCACGATGGCCACCAATGTCCTCTCGGGCGGGAACAACGTCCTCGTCGAGGAGATGGCGAACGATGTGATCGCGCAGCAGACGAGCGAGATCAACCGGATGCGTTCGATGTGA
- a CDS encoding DUF5134 domain-containing protein gives MHGPAMSDWLLVALCGATGAYCLARMRSCSGEARKAAGGEALMGFGMAAMAVSAAVLTVPEWAWTVYAAVFGAAALHALWPARRGTHHLHHRVGSLAMVYMAVAMAPGGGHTGHSSAGAPLLTGALLVYYTVYVLRSGVRLMPVPSPAGGAATATITWGARPELALACRLTMGIAMLAMLLAL, from the coding sequence GTGCACGGACCTGCGATGTCCGACTGGTTGCTCGTCGCGCTGTGCGGGGCAACCGGCGCGTACTGCCTTGCGCGGATGCGCAGTTGCTCCGGCGAGGCACGCAAGGCGGCCGGCGGCGAGGCCCTGATGGGCTTCGGGATGGCCGCGATGGCCGTGTCCGCCGCCGTGCTCACGGTGCCGGAGTGGGCCTGGACGGTGTACGCCGCGGTCTTCGGCGCGGCCGCGCTGCACGCCCTGTGGCCGGCCCGGCGCGGCACGCACCATCTGCACCATCGCGTCGGCTCGCTCGCGATGGTCTACATGGCGGTGGCGATGGCGCCGGGCGGCGGGCACACCGGTCATTCCTCCGCCGGTGCGCCGTTGCTGACCGGCGCGCTGCTCGTGTACTACACCGTGTACGTACTGCGCTCGGGCGTCCGGCTGATGCCCGTGCCGTCCCCTGCGGGCGGCGCGGCGACGGCGACCATCACCTGGGGTGCCCGCCCCGAGCTGGCGCTCGCCTGCAGGCTCACCATGGGTATCGCCATGCTGGCGATGCTGCTCGCCCTCTGA
- a CDS encoding M56 family metallopeptidase, producing the protein MLVSLVLLLLGALAAVVAPRLVSRADWPEREPVVALWVWQCVVAAVLLCFALSMTLSAAAAWQFVRGQVFAAAPHGVVEAYALGANEPWSALLAVALACGGLWTGAMLTREIHRTQVRRKRRRMELLVRSPLLPGEEPGGEPLVVLEGERPDAWWLPGTAPQLVITTAALRRLKGRQLDAVLAHEQGHAQARHDWLLHCSAALANGFPQIPVFAAFRDEMHRLVELAADDVASKRFGRLTIALALVELNEDRGVFGPCPTPDAQLPHRVNRLLTPAPRLTAGRKLRLTAAAALVPLVPLLVAFVPALRALG; encoded by the coding sequence ATGTTGGTCTCCCTCGTGCTGCTGCTGCTCGGCGCACTGGCCGCCGTCGTGGCCCCGCGACTTGTGTCGCGTGCCGACTGGCCGGAGCGCGAGCCTGTGGTGGCGCTGTGGGTGTGGCAGTGCGTAGTGGCGGCCGTGCTGCTGTGCTTCGCGCTCTCCATGACTTTGAGCGCGGCCGCAGCCTGGCAGTTCGTACGGGGTCAAGTCTTCGCGGCCGCACCGCACGGCGTGGTCGAGGCGTACGCCCTCGGCGCGAACGAACCGTGGTCCGCCCTGCTCGCCGTGGCCCTCGCCTGCGGTGGCCTCTGGACGGGCGCGATGCTCACCCGGGAGATCCACCGGACCCAGGTGCGGCGCAAGCGGCGGCGCATGGAACTTCTTGTGCGCTCCCCGCTGCTGCCGGGCGAGGAGCCGGGCGGTGAACCCCTGGTCGTCCTGGAGGGCGAACGGCCCGACGCCTGGTGGCTGCCCGGCACCGCGCCCCAACTGGTCATCACCACAGCAGCGTTGCGCCGGCTGAAGGGCCGTCAGCTCGACGCCGTACTGGCGCACGAGCAGGGCCACGCGCAGGCGCGGCACGACTGGCTGCTGCACTGTTCGGCCGCGCTGGCCAACGGCTTTCCGCAGATCCCGGTGTTCGCGGCGTTCCGCGACGAGATGCACCGGCTGGTCGAACTGGCTGCCGACGATGTCGCGTCGAAGCGCTTCGGCCGTCTCACCATCGCGCTGGCCCTGGTCGAACTCAACGAGGACCGCGGGGTGTTCGGGCCCTGCCCCACGCCGGACGCCCAGCTGCCGCACCGCGTCAACCGGCTGCTGACGCCGGCGCCGCGGCTCACCGCAGGCCGCAAACTGCGGCTGACCGCGGCCGCCGCACTGGTGCCGCTGGTTCCGCTGCTGGTGGCATTCGTGCCGGCCCTGCGCGCGCTGGGTTAG
- a CDS encoding FAD-dependent oxidoreductase has translation MLRVAVVGSGPSGVYAAQSLVQQSRVPDVRVHVLDRLPCPYGLVRYGVAPDHEKIKSLQNNLRTVLEHERIDFIGNVEVGTHGLDPGRLLELYHAVVYCVGAAKDRRLGVPGEDLPGSHSATEFVSWYSAHPDASGNGFVLGARSAVVIGVGNVAVDVARILARGAEELRATDVPQAALGALAVSRVREVHMVGRRGPSQAKFTTKELRELGSLPAAEVVVEPEDLALDPAYADPSGSAPTTLPAVNRRNLDVVRGWAGQPPQGQDRRIHLRFFLRPVELLEHGGRVAGVRFERTVPDGGGGVQGTGRYEEIEAQLVLRAVGYRGVPPAGLPFDAEHGTVPHTGGRVLRDGVPSPGEYVAGWIKRGPTGVIGTNRPCAKETVASLLDDAAMLTLRPVAADPLAALRESGHQPVPWPGWMAIEAAESALGLTLGRRSVKIADWPGLLSAAGGATHV, from the coding sequence GTGCTTCGCGTCGCCGTCGTCGGATCGGGACCCAGTGGGGTCTACGCCGCGCAGTCCCTTGTCCAGCAGAGTCGGGTGCCGGATGTGCGTGTGCACGTCCTGGACCGGCTCCCCTGCCCGTACGGACTCGTGCGCTACGGGGTCGCGCCCGACCACGAGAAGATCAAGTCCCTCCAGAACAATCTGCGCACTGTGCTCGAACACGAGCGGATCGACTTCATCGGCAATGTCGAGGTGGGCACGCACGGGCTGGACCCCGGGCGGCTGCTGGAGCTCTACCACGCGGTCGTGTACTGCGTCGGCGCCGCCAAGGACCGCCGGCTCGGCGTGCCGGGCGAGGATCTGCCCGGCAGCCACTCGGCCACCGAATTCGTCTCCTGGTACAGCGCACATCCCGATGCGTCGGGCAACGGCTTTGTGCTCGGTGCCCGTTCGGCCGTGGTGATCGGCGTCGGCAATGTGGCCGTCGACGTGGCCCGTATCCTCGCCCGGGGCGCGGAGGAGCTCCGCGCCACCGATGTGCCCCAGGCGGCGCTCGGTGCGCTCGCGGTCAGCCGGGTGCGCGAGGTGCACATGGTGGGCAGGCGCGGTCCCTCGCAGGCGAAGTTCACCACCAAGGAGCTGCGCGAGCTCGGTTCGCTGCCCGCGGCGGAAGTGGTGGTCGAGCCCGAGGACCTCGCGCTCGACCCGGCGTACGCCGATCCATCGGGCAGCGCACCCACCACCCTGCCGGCGGTCAACCGCCGCAATCTCGACGTCGTACGCGGCTGGGCCGGGCAGCCGCCGCAAGGGCAGGACCGCCGGATCCATCTGCGGTTCTTCCTGCGTCCGGTGGAGCTGCTGGAGCACGGCGGGCGGGTGGCGGGCGTACGGTTCGAGCGCACCGTTCCGGACGGCGGCGGAGGCGTACAGGGCACCGGCAGGTACGAGGAGATCGAGGCGCAGCTGGTGCTGCGGGCGGTCGGTTACCGCGGAGTGCCGCCGGCGGGTCTGCCGTTCGACGCCGAGCACGGCACGGTGCCGCACACCGGCGGACGGGTACTGCGGGACGGTGTGCCGTCGCCCGGGGAGTATGTGGCTGGGTGGATCAAACGCGGTCCGACCGGAGTGATCGGCACCAACCGGCCGTGCGCCAAGGAGACGGTGGCATCACTGCTCGACGACGCCGCGATGCTCACGCTGCGCCCCGTCGCCGCCGACCCGCTGGCCGCACTGCGGGAGTCGGGGCACCAGCCGGTCCCGTGGCCGGGCTGGATGGCGATCGAGGCGGCGGAGTCGGCACTGGGACTGACGCTCGGCCGACGGTCCGTGAAAATCGCCGACTGGCCAGGTCTGTTGAGTGCGGCGGGTGGCGCCACGCACGTCTGA
- a CDS encoding NADH:flavin oxidoreductase/NADH oxidase — MSALFQPYTLRSLTIPNRAWMAPMCQYSAEVFGPNAGVANDWHFAHYAARATGGTGLILTEATAVSPEGRISPADLGIWNETQVQAFRRITSFLKSQGTVPGIQLAHAGRKASTDRPWKGGAPVGADEHGWQPLGPSPLPFDEGHPVPEELTLVQIREIAGQFADAARRALDAGFEIAEIHGAHGYLIGEFLSPHSNHRDDEYGGSFENRVRFALEVVDAVRAVWPDELPLFFRISATDWLEEAGWTADDTVHFASLLKEHGVDLLDVSTGGNAARVRIPTGPGYQVPFAARVKREAGLPVAAVGMITEAGQAEKILANGEADAVLLGRELLRNPSWARNAARELGGDIRVPKQYHRSV; from the coding sequence GTGAGCGCGCTGTTCCAGCCCTACACCCTGCGATCGCTGACCATCCCCAACCGTGCCTGGATGGCGCCGATGTGCCAGTACTCGGCCGAGGTGTTCGGGCCGAACGCCGGCGTGGCGAACGACTGGCACTTTGCCCACTACGCCGCCCGCGCCACCGGTGGCACGGGACTGATCCTGACCGAGGCGACCGCCGTCAGCCCCGAGGGCCGGATCAGCCCCGCCGACCTCGGCATCTGGAACGAGACCCAGGTCCAGGCGTTCCGCCGGATCACCTCCTTCCTCAAGAGCCAGGGCACCGTTCCCGGAATCCAGTTGGCGCACGCCGGCCGCAAGGCGTCGACGGACCGCCCCTGGAAGGGCGGCGCGCCGGTGGGGGCCGATGAGCACGGCTGGCAGCCACTCGGACCCAGTCCGCTCCCGTTCGACGAGGGGCACCCCGTCCCCGAGGAGCTGACGCTTGTTCAGATACGGGAGATCGCCGGGCAGTTCGCTGACGCGGCCCGCCGCGCCCTGGACGCCGGGTTCGAGATCGCCGAGATCCATGGCGCACACGGCTATCTGATCGGCGAGTTCCTCTCCCCGCACAGCAATCACCGTGACGACGAGTACGGCGGCTCCTTCGAGAACCGGGTCCGCTTCGCGCTCGAGGTCGTCGACGCGGTGCGCGCCGTATGGCCCGACGAGCTGCCGCTGTTCTTCCGTATCTCCGCCACCGACTGGCTGGAGGAGGCCGGCTGGACGGCCGACGACACGGTGCACTTCGCCTCGCTGCTGAAAGAGCACGGCGTCGATCTGCTCGATGTCTCGACCGGCGGCAACGCCGCGCGGGTCCGCATCCCGACCGGCCCCGGCTACCAGGTGCCGTTCGCCGCCCGGGTCAAGAGAGAGGCCGGTCTCCCGGTCGCCGCGGTGGGCATGATCACTGAGGCCGGGCAGGCCGAGAAGATCCTGGCGAACGGCGAGGCGGACGCGGTCCTGCTCGGCCGCGAGCTGCTGCGCAACCCGTCCTGGGCCAGGAACGCCGCCCGGGAGCTCGGCGGCGACATCCGCGTCCCCAAGCAGTACCACCGGTCCGTCTGA